In one window of Pseudodesulfovibrio sediminis DNA:
- a CDS encoding Trm112 family protein: MTMNTELLDILVCPKCKGDVALKPAGDGLACDSCKVVYPVKDDIPIMLVDQAVPEKEWTGSK, translated from the coding sequence ATGACAATGAATACTGAACTGCTGGATATTTTGGTCTGTCCAAAATGCAAGGGTGATGTCGCCCTGAAACCCGCCGGAGACGGATTGGCCTGCGACAGCTGCAAGGTTGTCTACCCGGTGAAGGATGACATCCCGATCATGCTGGTGGACCAGGCCGTGCCCGAAAAGGAATGGACCGGCTCCAAATAA
- a CDS encoding PHP domain-containing protein, with product MSIDLHTHTTASDGTLSPRELVKLAKESGLSAIAITDHDTLQGIPEALEAGEEYGVEVIPGAELSLESPEGAGWLHVVALWVPPNPVELQTAFDWIIEGRAIRNHEIVAKLRSLGITITYEDVAARARGTVGRPHFAQELIRLGVVSSMNEAFKVWLGDAGRAFVPKRNFTSEQAFSILNTLGVTSILAHPFALGLNLQETEALTADLMQLGLDGIEVYYSEHSDAETKAYEEMADRLGLLASGGSDFHGSVKPSIRLGKGKGGLHVPAELLLKMKEARKANGLPI from the coding sequence ATGAGCATTGATCTCCATACGCATACCACTGCTTCAGACGGCACCCTCTCCCCCAGAGAGCTGGTCAAACTGGCAAAGGAGTCCGGCCTGAGCGCAATCGCCATCACGGACCACGACACGCTTCAGGGGATCCCCGAAGCCCTTGAAGCAGGCGAGGAGTACGGCGTCGAAGTCATACCGGGGGCCGAGCTGAGCCTGGAATCCCCAGAGGGAGCGGGCTGGCTGCATGTCGTGGCCCTGTGGGTCCCGCCCAACCCGGTCGAACTCCAGACCGCCTTTGACTGGATCATCGAAGGGCGCGCCATCCGCAACCATGAAATCGTGGCCAAGCTTCGCTCGCTGGGCATCACCATCACCTACGAAGATGTCGCTGCCCGCGCCCGCGGAACCGTGGGGCGTCCCCACTTTGCCCAGGAACTCATCAGGCTGGGAGTAGTCTCCTCCATGAACGAGGCCTTCAAGGTCTGGCTCGGCGACGCTGGCCGTGCGTTTGTACCCAAGCGCAACTTCACGTCTGAACAGGCCTTTTCCATCCTCAACACGCTTGGTGTCACATCCATCCTGGCGCACCCCTTTGCGCTCGGCCTCAATCTTCAGGAAACCGAGGCGTTGACCGCCGACCTCATGCAGCTCGGTCTGGACGGCATCGAGGTCTACTACTCCGAACACTCGGACGCCGAGACCAAAGCCTATGAAGAAATGGCCGATCGTCTTGGACTGCTCGCCAGCGGCGGGTCCGACTTTCATGGTTCCGTCAAACCCAGCATCAGGCTCGGCAAAGGCAAGGGCGGGCTGCATGTCCCTGCCGAGCTGCTCCTCAAGATGAAAGAAGCAAGGAAAGCCAATGGGTTACCAATTTAA
- a CDS encoding Hsp20/alpha crystallin family protein, translating into MSNIAKRDEAGVTRYRPATDILERENGFYVYMDLPGVRREDLIIDLEEDELTITGRTSLNLGENEHFVEMQFGDCEYVRTISITDMVDRERIKANLDGGVLELHLPKVEKEQPKRISITAG; encoded by the coding sequence ATGAGTAACATTGCAAAAAGAGATGAGGCTGGCGTGACTCGTTACCGTCCGGCCACGGATATTCTGGAACGTGAGAACGGGTTCTATGTCTACATGGACCTGCCCGGCGTCAGGCGTGAGGATTTGATTATCGACCTGGAAGAGGACGAACTGACCATCACCGGCAGGACCAGTCTGAATCTGGGTGAGAACGAACATTTTGTGGAAATGCAGTTTGGCGACTGTGAATATGTTCGTACCATTTCCATCACGGACATGGTGGACCGTGAACGCATCAAGGCCAATCTTGACGGAGGCGTGCTGGAACTGCACCTGCCCAAGGTGGAGAAGGAACAGCCCAAGCGGATTTCCATCACGGCCGGATAG
- a CDS encoding Hsp20/alpha crystallin family protein, with product MVIDFNTLYNFPSRFDRVFEDFLRSPAGESRRMAYPPLNLSNDEENIYVRAEVPGVSIEDVDLTLTDKTLVLRGERKTTDEKFFRQERQCGVFHRVVNIGIPVQRDKVSASMVNGILTVTLPKSEDVKPRNISIEVG from the coding sequence ATGGTAATTGATTTCAACACACTCTACAATTTCCCTTCACGCTTTGATCGGGTCTTTGAAGACTTTTTGCGGTCTCCGGCAGGTGAGAGTCGGCGCATGGCATACCCTCCGCTCAATTTGAGCAATGATGAAGAAAATATTTATGTTCGCGCAGAAGTGCCTGGGGTTTCCATCGAGGATGTGGATCTGACGTTGACCGACAAGACGCTGGTGCTCAGGGGTGAACGAAAAACAACCGATGAAAAATTCTTCAGGCAGGAACGTCAGTGCGGTGTTTTCCACAGGGTTGTCAACATTGGTATCCCCGTGCAAAGAGACAAGGTCTCTGCCTCCATGGTTAACGGCATTCTGACGGTGACGTTACCGAAGTCCGAAGATGTCAAGCCGAGAAATATCAGTATCGAAGTGGGATAA